A region of the Burkholderiales bacterium genome:
GTAGCTCTTGGCCTCCCCACCGTACTTCTTCGACAGCACGTGCGTCATCGCCGCCGTCAGCGTGGTCTTGCCATGATCCACGTGCCCAATCGTGCCTACGTTCACGTGCGGCTTGGTACGCTCAAATTTGCCCTTTGCCATCTGGTTTCCTCGTCTTCTGCCTTGTCCGGAAGCTTCCCTGTAGAGATTGTTTTGGTGCCCATGGCGCGGATTGAACGCGCGACCTCTCCCTTACCAAGGGAGTGCTCTACCACTGAGCTACATGGGCAGCATCGAAACTGCCTTGACCCATCGATCTGGAGCGGGTGAAGGGAATCGAACCCTCGTCGTAAGCTTGGAAGGCTTCTGCTCTACCATTGAGCTACACCCGCCGGGCTTGTCCTTTCACCGGCAGCGTGCCATCGCGTCCGCAACAGGCGCCCGCGCCGGTCTTCCCGACTCCGACTAACTCTCTAATTTTTTTGGTGGAGGGGGAAGGATTCGAACCTTCGAAGGCTGAGCCAACAGATTTACAGTCTGCCCCCTTTGACCGCTCGGGAACCCCTCCGAACGAAAACGGCGAATTATCGGCAGGAAGCCAAGTCGTGTCAAACCCTTGCGTCTGTCCGGAGCGATTCTTGCCGACCCCAAAGTCACACGGCGGGATTGGAGAAGCGCAGATGGATGTCATCGATCTCGGCGAGCAGGTCCGGCGCCAGATCCACGGCAGCCGCATCAATGTCTTCCTTCAACTGCGCCAGGCTGGTGGCACCCACGATGGTGCTGGCGCAAAACCAGCGGCTGCGGCAAAAGGCGATGGCCAGCGTTGCAGGGCTCAGCCCCCGCTTTCGCGCCAGCGCGGCATAGGCCGTTACCGCCGGCTCCACATTGGGTTTGATGTAGCGCTGACCAAACGGCGGAAAGAGCGTGAGGCGTGCGCCTGCCGGCTTCGCGCCCCCGAGGTACTTGCCCGCGAGATGCCCGAACGCGAGCGGGCTGTAGGCCAGCAGCGGAATGCCTTCCCTGCGTGTCACCTCGGAGAGCGCCGGCTCGAAACTGCGATTGATCAGGTTGTAGGCGTTCTG
Encoded here:
- a CDS encoding GTP-binding protein, translating into MAKGKFERTKPHVNVGTIGHVDHGKTTLTAAMTHVLSKKYGGEAKSY